The Pedobacter roseus genome contains a region encoding:
- a CDS encoding fasciclin domain-containing protein gives MMKNNPNVRSFAILMVICVIAFIFINACKRESYTLATTDDVNITGYLDKYPEKFSMMRQIVERSGTAGYLGAYGRYTLFTPTNDAVTAWLKGIGKANVSDLTVEQSKDMVKFHLLPDTVATNRFTDGKLPQITLYGQYLQTGAINDGGVSSYIVNKQAKISQSNVRLGNGIIHVIDHVLIPATLTTAQTIEASGRYKYFTQALKETGFYDSLNVASSAVKDTTRRLQTAIIESDSALVKAGYSSYEAFKAKFSKTGDPKNHSDSLWLYIAYHLSAGATYTPDIIASSTINTLAPKEVVTTKYVNQRILLNDDEFNGVLEPGVEVNRTFSNITTANGVLHETKNLYAIKVRYPTGVFFDVCDQPELKANPIWRGRNGATGGTIPLIANGAPILSGMRVNNPAKATLPQNYDYFVSVFGATRRIAYDDKLNLSLGLTNANRAIWVELKTPMLVKGKYKVWICYSQFGSGPLCQIAMDVGTPDAQVLPNLIDFRQTLGSSGMTDAGAALASSDPLMLAQGFKRYLATTNDKDKNGNAGLIQPAVKNNWPTATGRLAGTVNITTTDRHWIRLTMVGGAEASSNTWLDMIHFIPENDDQNYPRFSPGKDGLIFQKP, from the coding sequence ATGATGAAAAATAATCCAAATGTACGCAGCTTCGCCATATTGATGGTGATATGCGTTATTGCTTTTATATTTATAAATGCATGTAAAAGAGAATCGTACACTTTAGCCACTACAGATGATGTAAACATTACCGGTTATTTAGATAAATACCCGGAGAAGTTCTCGATGATGAGGCAGATTGTAGAGCGCTCGGGAACAGCGGGCTATTTGGGCGCTTATGGCCGATATACCTTATTTACGCCTACAAATGATGCAGTAACCGCCTGGCTTAAAGGCATTGGCAAAGCAAATGTTTCCGATTTAACTGTTGAGCAATCGAAGGATATGGTTAAATTCCATTTGCTGCCCGATACGGTTGCAACCAATCGCTTTACTGATGGAAAATTGCCTCAGATTACATTATATGGCCAGTACCTGCAAACAGGTGCAATAAACGACGGCGGTGTAAGTAGCTATATTGTAAATAAACAGGCGAAAATTAGCCAATCCAATGTAAGGCTGGGAAATGGGATTATCCATGTGATAGATCACGTTCTCATTCCCGCAACATTAACAACGGCCCAAACCATCGAGGCAAGCGGCCGATATAAATATTTTACGCAGGCCTTAAAAGAAACCGGTTTCTATGATTCGTTAAATGTGGCCTCATCGGCAGTAAAAGATACCACCCGTCGCCTTCAAACTGCCATTATCGAATCAGATTCTGCTTTGGTAAAAGCTGGTTACTCCAGTTATGAAGCGTTTAAAGCTAAATTTTCTAAAACGGGCGATCCCAAAAACCATAGCGATAGTTTGTGGTTATACATTGCCTACCACCTTTCGGCCGGTGCAACATACACACCTGATATTATTGCCTCATCAACGATTAATACTTTAGCGCCAAAAGAAGTAGTAACTACTAAATATGTTAATCAACGGATTTTACTTAACGACGATGAGTTTAACGGTGTGTTAGAACCTGGGGTAGAAGTAAACAGAACTTTTAGCAACATTACTACAGCCAATGGCGTACTGCACGAAACTAAAAACCTATATGCCATTAAAGTACGTTACCCAACTGGCGTATTCTTCGATGTTTGCGACCAACCCGAGTTAAAAGCAAATCCGATCTGGAGAGGCCGAAACGGTGCAACAGGGGGTACAATCCCCTTAATTGCAAATGGTGCGCCTATTCTTTCGGGAATGAGGGTGAACAATCCGGCAAAAGCAACACTTCCTCAGAATTACGACTATTTTGTATCTGTTTTTGGTGCTACAAGAAGGATCGCTTATGATGATAAGTTAAACCTATCATTAGGTTTAACAAATGCAAACCGTGCAATTTGGGTTGAACTGAAAACGCCAATGTTGGTAAAAGGTAAATACAAAGTTTGGATATGTTATAGCCAATTTGGTAGCGGACCACTTTGTCAGATTGCTATGGATGTTGGAACGCCTGATGCTCAGGTATTGCCAAATCTGATAGATTTTAGACAAACACTCGGGTCATCTGGAATGACAGATGCTGGTGCGGCCTTAGCGAGTTCCGACCCCTTAATGCTGGCCCAGGGCTTTAAACGTTATCTGGCTACCACAAATGATAAAGATAAAAATGGCAATGCGGGTTTAATTCAGCCTGCTGTTAAAAATAACTGGCCTACAGCAACAGGCAGATTAGCTGGAACAGTAAATATTACTACTACCGACAGGCACTGGATCAGGTTAACCATGGTTGGCGGTGCAGAAGCGAGCAGCAATACCTGGCTCGATATGATTCATTTTATACCAGAAAATGATGACCAGAACTATCCAAGGTTTTCACCAGGTAAAGACGGCCTGATTTTTCAAAAACCCTAA
- a CDS encoding RagB/SusD family nutrient uptake outer membrane protein, whose protein sequence is MKKILYSIGIIVMLIMSSSCKKWLDLQPRDGITRQGFWKTKEDIQAAVAGCYASLLASPPNITDKALTEYIFIYGEIRADMIDAGPNGTIEEKDIFDNNIVQSNTLTSWAAFYRTINFCNTVLDFAPAVKETDPTLTDAQLNAYISEALALRSMMYFYLVRNFRDVPLKLTSSSKDTDLQELTKTPGADILNQIVADLKKAEAGAVNTYGNTVSDKGRITKFTVNALLADVYLWMDNFTGCITECNKIMDSQKFAVQGAGSGWYTNVFYNGSSTETIFEFSNKNSVNNVFYNLLVQSKKRFIASGILTSDIFTPDDVDPDRIYDIRASAFYSGDNSIVKYGTENPSYVNWQAYRLSDIWMLKAEALAYTGAGADAINLIKDLRLKRNAVKMTEQSPDENDKDAICDYILAERSREFAFEGKRWYDLLRIAKHENYRRLNVLLEMVARTVSPAVQQSAIAKFRDVNSHYLPINENELFADSKLVQNPFYTK, encoded by the coding sequence ATGAAAAAGATTTTATATAGTATTGGCATAATCGTGATGCTGATCATGAGCAGCTCATGTAAAAAATGGTTGGATTTACAGCCCCGGGATGGCATTACCCGTCAGGGCTTTTGGAAAACCAAAGAAGATATTCAGGCCGCGGTTGCAGGCTGTTACGCTTCTTTATTGGCCTCTCCACCGAATATTACAGATAAAGCTTTAACCGAATATATATTTATATATGGCGAAATACGGGCTGACATGATTGATGCCGGACCAAATGGAACCATTGAGGAGAAGGATATTTTTGACAACAATATTGTTCAAAGCAATACCTTAACCAGCTGGGCTGCTTTTTACCGAACCATTAACTTTTGCAATACCGTACTGGATTTTGCACCTGCGGTAAAGGAAACCGATCCTACCTTAACCGATGCACAATTAAATGCCTATATCAGTGAGGCACTCGCCCTCAGGAGCATGATGTATTTTTATCTGGTCAGGAATTTTAGGGATGTACCCTTAAAATTAACGTCTTCATCAAAAGATACCGATTTGCAGGAGCTTACTAAAACACCTGGTGCTGATATTCTGAATCAGATCGTAGCCGACTTAAAAAAGGCTGAGGCCGGTGCGGTAAACACGTATGGCAATACTGTATCAGATAAGGGACGAATTACAAAATTTACGGTTAATGCCTTGTTGGCCGATGTGTATTTATGGATGGATAATTTTACCGGCTGCATTACCGAATGCAACAAAATTATGGATTCGCAGAAATTTGCCGTTCAGGGCGCAGGTTCTGGTTGGTATACTAACGTATTTTACAATGGCAGTTCGACAGAAACCATTTTCGAATTCTCGAACAAGAATTCGGTAAACAACGTATTCTATAATTTACTCGTACAATCTAAAAAACGCTTTATTGCTTCGGGTATTTTAACCTCCGATATATTCACTCCGGATGATGTGGATCCCGACCGCATTTATGACATCCGGGCTTCGGCATTTTACAGTGGCGATAACAGTATTGTTAAATATGGTACCGAAAACCCTTCGTATGTAAACTGGCAGGCTTACCGCTTATCCGATATCTGGATGCTAAAAGCAGAGGCTTTGGCTTATACGGGGGCAGGGGCAGATGCCATTAACCTCATTAAAGATTTGAGGTTGAAAAGAAACGCGGTTAAAATGACCGAGCAAAGCCCTGATGAAAATGATAAGGATGCGATATGCGATTATATATTGGCAGAACGATCGAGGGAGTTTGCTTTTGAAGGCAAACGCTGGTATGATTTATTGCGCATAGCAAAACATGAAAATTATCGCCGTTTAAACGTACTGCTCGAAATGGTCGCCCGAACGGTATCACCAGCTGTACAACAATCGGCTATAGCCAAATTTAGGGATGTAAACAGCCATTATTTACCAATTAATGAAAACGAGCTTTTTGCTGATTCAAAACTTGTCCAAAATCCATTTTACACCAAATAA
- a CDS encoding SusC/RagA family TonB-linked outer membrane protein, whose translation MTKKYTLRLFALLCFLFASAIAGAQQINYVRGKIIDKKDKQPIIGASVVIVDKDRRVIKGVSSDIDGNYTLPVADKTYRISVSYIGYKSTAPIAIDKATINFQLEASDNQMDEVQIVSKAKADNGSGMSIDKRDQTSAIGTINAKELEDMQAASIDQALQGRLAGLDIAASSGDPGAPMQIRIRGTSSINGAVDPLIVVDGMPYDISIPTDFNFATSDETNYGQLLNIAPSDIKDISVLKDAAATAIWGSRAANGVLVINTKRGTMGPPSISYNFKGSYSKQPSPIPMLNGNQYSSLVLEEFYNAGRQFSTSDFAKQFQYDPNDPYNFYNYSNNTDWLKSITQIGYLQDHNLSISGGGEKARYRASVNYFNQEGTTKGTSLGRLSARVNLDYQVSTKIKFSADIVYTHIDNQNLYSPGVRDVAYSKMPNQAVYEYDEYGNLTSNYFSPATTAQGSFGYDFGKNKISGTYNPLAMAMAASNHQLGERIIPKFGLQYQIIPDRLRLNANFQADINNTKIKTFLPQIATGRPFSEQVVNYASDSDGDAFTMATNITLAYTPELGKKHDLIAFARFDSNDSRRTGQSMFATNTASSFLADPSIDGRTNAVGSASSSYAQSRSVGLLLNAQYKFLDRYIFNAGIRGDGNSKFGPNNRYGVFPSASLRWRISGEPFMKRTEKYIDDFSFRASYGIVGNAPRGDYTYLNTYQNYGFSYLGMSGVYSSNLELSDLRWEKVAQSNLGLTLNMFKNAINMDFDIYRKRTTDLFYPGIAIPTYNGYSGVDLNVGTMDNQGWEFNLNATLIRKKNFRWDFSFNISHNENIIREIDPLYPRENKGKITANNVFKVYIQENNPFGSFYGFKFKGVYKDLNSTIALDESGNQIVGPNGQRVYMRFAYPSIDYVFQPGDAMYEDINHDGNIDYKDIVYLGNSNPNLTGGFGTGITINGNIRFGANFSYRTGYQIINGTKITTTNMNGFSNQSTAVLRRWRAEGDVTDMPRAVYATGYNFLGSDRYVEDGSYLRLRSVTLKYDFSKNFMKRLGMKSLSANLMVENILTFTKYTGQDPEVPVKLTAFSTVVDNSTTPPIKTITLGLTANF comes from the coding sequence ATGACTAAAAAATATACTTTACGTTTATTTGCCTTGCTGTGCTTTTTATTTGCGTCTGCTATTGCCGGTGCGCAGCAAATTAACTACGTGCGGGGTAAGATTATTGATAAAAAAGATAAACAGCCCATTATTGGTGCTTCGGTGGTAATTGTTGATAAAGACCGCAGGGTAATAAAAGGTGTATCATCTGATATTGATGGTAACTACACGCTGCCTGTGGCTGATAAAACCTACCGGATTTCGGTTTCTTACATTGGCTATAAATCAACTGCGCCTATTGCGATTGATAAAGCCACAATTAACTTTCAATTAGAGGCTTCCGATAACCAGATGGACGAAGTGCAGATCGTTTCGAAAGCCAAGGCTGATAATGGCAGCGGGATGAGTATCGATAAGCGCGATCAAACTTCCGCTATAGGCACCATCAATGCCAAAGAACTGGAAGATATGCAGGCCGCCTCTATTGATCAGGCTTTGCAGGGCCGTTTAGCCGGTTTGGATATTGCGGCGAGCAGTGGCGATCCCGGTGCCCCAATGCAGATCCGTATCCGCGGTACATCTTCCATTAATGGTGCTGTAGATCCATTGATCGTAGTAGATGGTATGCCTTACGATATTTCCATCCCAACTGACTTTAACTTTGCAACTTCTGATGAAACCAATTACGGGCAGTTATTAAACATCGCCCCATCAGATATTAAGGATATTAGTGTACTAAAAGATGCTGCGGCCACTGCTATCTGGGGTTCGAGAGCAGCAAATGGCGTTTTGGTGATCAATACCAAAAGGGGAACCATGGGGCCGCCTAGTATTTCTTACAATTTTAAAGGTTCTTATTCAAAACAGCCCAGCCCTATCCCAATGCTTAATGGTAACCAATATTCATCGTTGGTTCTTGAAGAATTTTATAATGCGGGCCGCCAGTTTTCTACATCAGATTTTGCTAAACAATTCCAGTACGATCCGAACGATCCGTACAATTTTTATAATTACAGCAACAATACCGATTGGTTAAAATCAATAACCCAAATTGGATACCTTCAGGACCATAACCTGTCCATTTCTGGTGGTGGCGAAAAAGCCAGATATCGTGCCTCGGTAAATTATTTTAACCAGGAAGGTACTACTAAAGGTACGAGTTTGGGCCGTTTAAGTGCCAGGGTGAATTTAGATTATCAGGTATCCACTAAAATTAAGTTCAGTGCCGATATTGTGTATACCCACATTGATAATCAAAACCTATATTCTCCTGGGGTGAGAGATGTGGCCTATAGTAAAATGCCAAATCAAGCTGTTTACGAATATGATGAATATGGAAACTTAACCTCAAATTACTTTAGTCCTGCCACTACTGCTCAGGGTAGTTTTGGATACGACTTTGGTAAAAACAAAATATCTGGCACTTACAATCCTCTGGCTATGGCCATGGCAGCAAGTAACCACCAGCTGGGAGAAAGGATAATACCAAAATTCGGTTTGCAATACCAAATCATCCCGGATCGTTTGAGACTGAATGCAAATTTTCAGGCTGATATTAACAACACAAAAATTAAAACATTTTTACCCCAAATTGCAACGGGCAGACCATTTTCAGAGCAGGTTGTAAATTATGCCAGCGATTCGGATGGTGATGCTTTTACTATGGCCACCAATATAACACTTGCATATACGCCAGAATTAGGAAAAAAGCACGATTTAATTGCCTTTGCCAGGTTTGATAGTAACGATAGCCGTAGAACCGGACAAAGTATGTTTGCCACCAATACGGCATCATCTTTCCTCGCAGATCCTTCAATTGATGGGCGTACAAATGCTGTTGGCTCTGCGTCTTCATCGTATGCACAAAGCCGTTCGGTGGGTTTGTTGCTAAATGCACAATACAAATTTTTAGACCGCTATATTTTTAATGCCGGTATCAGGGGCGATGGTAACTCTAAGTTTGGTCCGAATAACCGTTATGGTGTATTCCCTTCGGCATCTCTCCGGTGGAGGATTTCGGGTGAGCCATTTATGAAAAGGACTGAAAAATACATCGACGATTTTAGTTTCAGGGCCAGTTATGGTATTGTGGGCAATGCACCCCGTGGCGATTATACTTATTTAAACACCTATCAGAATTATGGTTTCAGTTACCTGGGCATGTCTGGCGTATACTCCAGCAATCTGGAATTATCAGATTTAAGGTGGGAAAAAGTAGCACAATCTAACCTTGGACTTACACTTAATATGTTCAAAAATGCGATTAATATGGATTTCGACATCTACCGGAAGCGCACAACGGATTTATTTTATCCAGGTATTGCCATCCCAACCTACAACGGTTATTCGGGTGTAGATCTGAACGTGGGTACCATGGATAACCAGGGTTGGGAATTTAACCTCAACGCCACCCTGATCAGAAAGAAAAATTTTAGATGGGACTTTAGCTTTAATATTTCGCACAATGAAAATATCATCCGCGAAATCGATCCGCTTTATCCCCGCGAAAATAAAGGGAAAATTACGGCTAACAATGTATTCAAGGTTTACATCCAGGAAAATAACCCCTTTGGCTCTTTTTATGGATTTAAGTTCAAAGGCGTTTACAAAGATCTGAACTCAACAATTGCCCTGGATGAAAGTGGCAACCAGATTGTTGGTCCCAACGGCCAAAGGGTGTATATGCGTTTTGCTTATCCATCAATCGATTACGTATTCCAGCCTGGTGATGCCATGTATGAAGACATTAACCACGACGGAAATATCGACTATAAGGATATTGTGTATTTGGGCAACAGTAATCCAAACTTAACTGGAGGTTTTGGCACAGGGATTACCATCAATGGCAACATCCGCTTTGGTGCCAATTTTAGTTACCGTACCGGTTATCAGATCATCAACGGCACAAAGATTACCACTACCAATATGAACGGTTTTAGTAATCAAAGTACCGCGGTATTAAGAAGGTGGAGGGCCGAAGGCGATGTAACCGATATGCCCAGGGCAGTTTATGCCACTGGCTATAACTTCTTAGGATCAGACCGCTATGTAGAAGATGGCTCCTACCTGCGTTTGCGCAGTGTAACCTTGAAATATGATTTCAGTAAAAACTTTATGAAAAGACTGGGGATGAAAAGTTTAAGTGCCAATTTGATGGTGGAGAATATTTTAACCTTTACCAAATATACGGGTCAGGATCCGGAAGTACCAGTAAAACTAACCGCGTTTTCTACCGTAGTTGATAACTCTACCACGCCTCCGATCAAAACAATTACCCTTGGTTTAACCGCAAATTTTTAA